Below is a genomic region from Pseudomonas sp. JQ170C.
TCTCCATCCCGCTGGAAGCCGCCGTCGATGAGGCGAAAAAGCAGGGGCTGAAAGTGGAGCTGATCGAGTTCAGCGACTGGATCGCGCCGAACGTCAGCCTGGCCAGTGGCGACATCGACGTGAACTACTTCCAGCACATCCCCTTCCTGGAAAACGCCAAGGCCGCCGCCGGTTTTGACCTGGTGCCCTACGCGCCCGGGATCATCAACAATGTCGGCCTCTACTCGAAAAAGTACCCAAGCTTCGACGCGTTGCCCCAGGGTGCCAGCGTGGCCATCGCCAACGACCCGATCAACAGCGGCCGCGGCCTGCAGCTGCTGGCCAAGGCTGGCTTGATCACCCTCAAGCCGGGCGTCGGCTACAAGGCCACCGAAGAAGACATCATCGCCAACCCCAAGCAGTTGAAGATCCTCCAGGTTGAAGCGGTGCAACTGGTGCGCGCCTACGACGATGCCGATCTGGTCCAGGGTTACCCGGCCTACATCCGCCTGGCCAAGACCTTCGATGCCACGTCTGCGCTGCTGTTCGACGGCCTGGACCACAAGGAATACGTGATCCAGTTCGTGATCCGCCCGCAAACCAAGAATGATCCGCGCCTGGCCAAGTTCATCGACATCTACCAGCACTCGCCGGCAGTGCGCGCTGCGCTGGAAAAGGCCCACGGCAAGCTCTACCAACCCGGCTGGGAGAGCTGAGATGAGCGCTGCCACCGCCCCGCTTGCACCGCAGCGGCAAACTTTCGAGCCGCTGCAAAGCGCCCAGCAACGGGCCTTGCGCCCGGAGCTGGGCAACGCCCACGTGCGCTTTCTCGGCCTGGGCAAGACCTACCCCGGTCAATCTGCCCCGGCGCTGGAAGGCATTGACCTGAACATCCAGCGCGGCGAAATCTCCGGCATCATCGGCCGCAGCGGCGCGGGCAAGTCTTCGCTGATCCGCACCATCAACCGGCTTGAACAACCCAGTGCCGGACGGGTGCTGATCGACCAGGTGGATATCGGCGAATTTGATGAAGACCGCCTGGTGCGCCTGCGTCGGCGCATCGGCATGATCTTCCAGCACTTCAACCTGATGTCGGCCAAGACGGTGTGGCAGAACGTCGAGCTGCCGCTCAAGGTCGCTGGCGTCGCAAAAGCCGAGCGCCAGCGCAAGGTAGCCGAGCTGCTGGCGTTGGTCGGCCTTGAAGAAAAGCATCAGGTGTATCCGGCGCAGTTGTCCGGCGGGCAGAAGCAGCGGGTAGGGATTGCCCGGGCTCTGGTGCATGACCCGGATATTCTCCTGTGCGATGAAGCCACCTCGGCGCTCGACCCGGAAACCACGGCGTCGATCCTTGAGCTGCTGCGCGACATCAACCAGCGCCTGGGGCTGACCATCGTCCTGATTACCCACGAGATGGCGGTGATCCGCGACATCTGCCAGCGGGTGGTGGTGCTCGAACGCGGGCGCATCGTTGAACAGGGGGCGGTGTGGCAGGTGTTTGGCAATCCGCAGCATGAGGTCAGCAAGACCCTGCTCGCGCCCTTGCAGCCAGCGTTGCCAGCGACTCTGCAATCGCGCCTGCAGGCGCAGGCCAGCAATGCTGAGTCGGCGCTGGTGCTGAACCTCAAGGTCAGCGGCAGCGAACGCCAGGCGCCGGAGTTATCCACGCTGTTCAATCACCTGGGCGGCCGCATCAGCCTGCTGCAAGGCGGGATCGAACCCATCCAGGGCCGGCCGCTCGGGCAATTGGTGGTGTCGGTGGCGAACTCGCCGCACAGCCATGAACAGGTTATCGAACGCGCCCGCGCATGGGCCACGCAGGTGGAGGTATTGGGCTATGTGGACTGAACGACTGATCCAGGGCGTGCTCGACACCCTGCTGATGGTAGGCGTGTCATCGCTGATCGCCCTGCTGGCCGGCATACCGCTGGCGGTGATTTTGGTCACCAGCGGCAAGGGGGGGATTTTTGAAGCGCCCACCTTGAACCGGGTACTGGGCGCGTTCGTCAATTTGTTCCGCTCGATTCCGTTCTTGATCCTGATGGTCGCGCTGATCCCCTTCACCCGCCTGATCGTGGGCACCACCTATGGCGTCTGGGCGGCGGTGGTACCGCTGACCATCGCGGCCACCCCGTTCTTTGCCCGCATCGCCGAAGTCAGCCTGCGCGAGGTCGATCACGGCCTGATCGAAGCGGCGCAAGCCATGGGCTGCCGACGCTGGCACATCGTCTGGCACGTACTGCTGCCCGAGGCCCTGCCGGGTATCGTCGGCGGTTTCACCATTACCCTGGTGACCATGATCAACTCCTCGGCCATGGCCGGCGCCATTGGTGCGGGTGGGTTGGGCGACATCGCCTACCGCTATGGGTACCAGCGTTTCGACAGCCAGATCATGCTGACCGTGATCGTCATGCTGGTGGCGTTGGTGGCATTGATCCAGCTGGGCGGGGATCGCTTGGCCAAGGGTTTGAACAAGCGCTAGAAACATCGCGGGGCAAGCCCGCTCCTACCGTAGGAGCGGGCTTGCCCCGCGATCGGATCCTCAAGCCTGCTGCGGCTCGCGGATCTTGTACCAGGCCACATACAGCGCCGGCAGGAACAGCAGGGTCAGCAAGGTCGCAACGATGATCCCGCCGATCATGGCGTAGGCCATCGGCCCCCAGAACACTTCCCGGGCAATCGGGATCATCCCCAGGCTCGCCGCCGCGGCCGTCAGCAGGATCGGCCGACGACGGTGGTTGGTGGCCTGGAGCACCGCCGCCCAGGGCGAGAATCCCTGGGCCTCGTACTCGTCGATCTGGGTCACGAGGATCACCGAGTTGCGGATGATGATGCCGATCAGCGCGAGAATCCCGAGGATCGCCACAAAGCCCATGGGCGTGCCCGTCGGCACCAGCGCCAGCACCACCCCGATCAACCCCAGCGGCGCCACGCTGACCACCAGGAACAGCTTCTGCACGCTCTGCAGCTGGATCATCAGGAAGGTGCCCATCAAGAACAGCATCAGCGGGATGACTTTGGCGATCGGGCCCTGGGCCTTGCCGCTTTCTTCCACCGTACCGCCGGTTTCCACGTAGTAGCCCACCGGCAGCTTGCTGGCGAAGTCGTCGATCTGCGGCTTGAGCTCGGCCACCAGGTCCGTCGGCTGGATGTCACCGCGCACCGAGGCCTTGATGGTGATGGTCGGTTTGCGGTCGCGGCGCCACACCAGCGGTTGCTCCAGCTCGTAGCGCACAGTGGCGAACGCCAGCAACGGGATCGAGGTGCCGTTGGGGGTGACGATCTGCAGGTTCTGCAGGGTCTGCGGCGAACCCCGTTCGGAGTCTTCGGCACGGGCTACCACGTCGATCAGGTAGATGTTGTCGTTGACCTCGGTAATGGGTGCGCCGGTGACGATGCTGTTCATCACCTGGGCGACATCCTCGGACGACAGCCCGAGCTGGCGAGCCTTGTCCTGAGCGATCTCGACCCGCAGCACCTTGCCCGGCTCGTTCCAGTCGTAAATCATCTCGCCGATGTGGTCGTTGCGATCAAGCAGCGACGCCAGGGCAATGGCGTGCTTGCGTACTTCATCGATCTCCTTGCCACTGACCCGGTACTGTATCGGCCGCCCCACCGGCGGGCCCATCTCCAGCGACTGGACGTTGGTGCCAATGCCCACGAAGTCTTCACGCAGGCGGTCTTTCAACCGCGTCATCAACCCTTCGCGCTCTTTGAAGCCCTTGCTGACGATCACCAACTGGGCGTAGTACGGGTTCTGCAGTTGTTGGTCCAGAGGCAGGTAGAAACGAATCGCGCCCTGGCCGATGTAGGTACTCCAGCGCACGATGTCGGGGTCGCCTTTGAGCGTCGCTTCGAGCTTGTCGACCGCCTTGCGGGTTTCTTCGATCGAAGCGTTCTGCGGCAGGTTGAGGTCGACGAGGATCTCCGGACGGTCAGACGCCGGGAAGAACTGGTTCTGCACGAAGCGCATGCAGAACACCGCCAGCACAAACAGCAGCACCGTACCGATGATGGTCAGCCAGCGATTGCGCATGCACCACAACAGGCTGCCTTCAAACGCCTTGCCGACCCGGCCGGGCTCCTCGCTATGCGGCTTCACCTTGGTGCTGAGGATGTGCACGCCCAGTACCGGGGCAAACAGCACCGCCACCACCCAGGACACCAGCAACGCAGCGGCGATCACCGCAAACAGGGTGTAGGTGTACTCGCCTGCGGAGCTGCCGTTCAGGCCGATCGGGACAAAGCCCGCCACCGTCACCAGCGTGCCGGTGAGCATCGGGAAGGCGGTCGAGGTGTAGGCGAAGGTCGCCGCCTGCTCCTTGGTCTCGCCCATCTCCAGGCGCGTGACCATCACCTCCACGGTGATCATCGCATCGTCCACCAGCAAGCCCAGGGCAATGATCAAGGCACCCAGCGAGATCCGCTGCATGGTGATGCCGCTGTACTCCATGAAGATGAACACCATGGCCAGCACCAGCGGAATGGAACAGGCCACTACAAGCCCGGCGCGTACCCCAAGGCTGATGAAACTCACCACCAGTACGATGATGACCGCCTCGAACAGCGCACTGGTAAACCCGCCCACGGCCTCTTCGACCACGACCGCCTGGTCAGACACCGTGTGCACGCCAACGCCCACCGGCAATTCGGCGGTGACGCTTTGCATTTTCTTATGCAGGGTGGCACCGAAGACCTGAATGTTGCCGCCGGCTTTCATGCCGATGGCAAGGCCGATGGCGGGCTGGCCGTCGAAGCGGAACATCGGCGCCGGTGGATCGACATAACCACGCTCGATCTCGGCAATGTCCGCCAGGCGGAAGAAGCGGTCATTGATCCTCAGGTTGACCGTCTCAAGGTCTTTCTCGGAAGCGAACTGGCCAGTGGTTCGCACCGAAATCCGCTCGGGCCCCGCTTCGATGACCCCGGCCGGGGTTACCGCGTTCTGCGCCTGCAGGGCCTGCAGCACCTGGCGCTGGTCGATACCGAAGGAGGCCAGTTTGCGCGTGGAGAAGTTCAGGTAGAGCACTTCGTCCTGGGTGCCGATCATCTCGACCTTGCCCAGGTTGGGCACCTCGCGGATCTCGGCGCGCACCTGCTCGACGTAGTCACGCAACTGACGCATGGTCAGGCCATCGGCAGTAAAGGCATAGATCGAGCCGAATACATCACCGAATTCGTCGTTGAACGCCGGCCCCTGGATACCCTGGGGGAACTGGCCGCGGATGTCCTGGATCTTCTTGCGCACCTGGTACCAGATCTGCGGAATGTCCTCGGCCTTGGTGGTGTCGCGCAAGTTGACGTAGACCGTCGATTCACCCGGGCGGGTGTAGCTCTTCACATAATCGAGTGAATCCAGCTCCTCGAGCTTTTTCTCGATGCGGTCGGTGACCTGGTAGAGGGTTTCGTCTTGGGTCGCGCCCGGCCAGCGGGTCTGGATAACCATGGTCTTGATGGTGAACGAGGGGTCTTCTTCACGCCCCAGGTTCATGTACGAGAACACGCCCATCAGCAAGCCGACGAACATCAGGTACCAGACAAAGGATTGGTGCTTCAGCGCCCATTCCGAGAGGTTGAAGCTTCCTTTCATTGCGCGTCTTCCTCGTCGACGATGACCTTCTGGCCCGGTTTAAGACTGTTCACGCCTGCGGTCACCACCCGTTCCCCGGCTTGCACGCCGGAGGCCAGCACCACGGTGCCCGGCGTGCGTTCAAGCAACTTCACCTCACGGGTGGACACGGTTTTTTGCTGCGGATCGACTATCCATACGCGGGTCTGCCCATCGCTTTCCAGCAGGGCCGATGCCGGCAGCTCGCTGCGTGGCGATACGACAGAGGTCAAGGTGACGCTGATCGAGGTGCCCAGGTGGAAAGCGATTGGTGTATTGACCAGGGTAAGGCGAGCGCGCCGGGTACGGGTGGCGGCGTCAGCCTGGGGCTCAAGCTCACGCAGGGTGGCATTGGTGTTGATGCTCGGGGCCAGCTGCGAGGCCACCACGAATTTCAGATCAGGGGTCAACTGCTCGGCCAGGTAGGTGGGCAGGTCGATGACCGCTTCCTTGATTTCCGGTCGCGCCAGCGTGACCACCGCCTGACCGGCACTGACGGTCTGCCCGGCCTCGGCCTGCCAGTTGGTGACGACGGCAGCATGATCGGCGCGCAGCTCGCTGTAGCTGAGCTGGTCGCGGGCCTGAACCACAGCGGCCTGGGCTTGCTGCAGCGAAGCCCCGGTGGTTTTCAGGTCGGTCTGGGCAATGTCCAGCTGTGCCTGCGCACCCACGCCCCGGTCGAACAACTGTTGCTGGCGGCGGGCATTGGCCTGGGCGTTTATCCACAGGGCCTGCACCTTGGCCAGGTCGCCTTCGGCTGCTCGCAATTGGTTACGTTGATCGGTGGGGTCGAGGCTGGCGAGCACGTCACCCGGCTTGACCTGACTGCCGACATCCACCCAGCGTCGAGCAATGCGGCCGCCTACGCGAAAGCCCAGGGTGCTTTCATAGCGCGCCTGGATGGTGCCGGCAAAACGCCCCAGGCTTGCCTGCACCTGAGGCTGAACAATCATCGACAGCACCGGCCGCACCGGCTCAGGGGCGGCGGCTTCTTTGCCACAGCCAGCGAGCAACAGCACAACACCGCCTACAGCAAGGGTCATGACTTTCATTTCACCACCCCGATGTCCTTGAGCGGTGCGATCTCCACCTCCATGCCTGGGTTGAGCAACTGACCTCCTGCCACAACCACGGTTTCACCTTCCTTGAGGCCTTCACCCACCACAATCTTGCCCGTGAGATAACGCACAACCTTGACCTTTTTCAGGCTGACCTTGTTGCCCTCACCCACCAGCCAGACGGCAGGCTCATGCAGATCCTTGGTCAAGGCCGACCAGGGTAGTTCGATGCTTGGCTTGCCCTGGACGTTGCCGGTGGCGGTAACCGGCGAACCCAGCTCCATGCCCGCCGGCACATTTTGCAGCGCCACCTTCACTTGCACCGTACCGCTTTGCGACGAGACCGTCGGGGTGACTTCACGCACATGGCCCTG
It encodes:
- a CDS encoding MetQ/NlpA family ABC transporter substrate-binding protein, yielding MLKTFLARPVAALALTLGLFSTAQAADAPLKVGTTAAFSIPLEAAVDEAKKQGLKVELIEFSDWIAPNVSLASGDIDVNYFQHIPFLENAKAAAGFDLVPYAPGIINNVGLYSKKYPSFDALPQGASVAIANDPINSGRGLQLLAKAGLITLKPGVGYKATEEDIIANPKQLKILQVEAVQLVRAYDDADLVQGYPAYIRLAKTFDATSALLFDGLDHKEYVIQFVIRPQTKNDPRLAKFIDIYQHSPAVRAALEKAHGKLYQPGWES
- a CDS encoding efflux RND transporter periplasmic adaptor subunit, which codes for MKVMTLAVGGVVLLLAGCGKEAAAPEPVRPVLSMIVQPQVQASLGRFAGTIQARYESTLGFRVGGRIARRWVDVGSQVKPGDVLASLDPTDQRNQLRAAEGDLAKVQALWINAQANARRQQQLFDRGVGAQAQLDIAQTDLKTTGASLQQAQAAVVQARDQLSYSELRADHAAVVTNWQAEAGQTVSAGQAVVTLARPEIKEAVIDLPTYLAEQLTPDLKFVVASQLAPSINTNATLRELEPQADAATRTRRARLTLVNTPIAFHLGTSISVTLTSVVSPRSELPASALLESDGQTRVWIVDPQQKTVSTREVKLLERTPGTVVLASGVQAGERVVTAGVNSLKPGQKVIVDEEDAQ
- a CDS encoding efflux RND transporter permease subunit, which gives rise to MKGSFNLSEWALKHQSFVWYLMFVGLLMGVFSYMNLGREEDPSFTIKTMVIQTRWPGATQDETLYQVTDRIEKKLEELDSLDYVKSYTRPGESTVYVNLRDTTKAEDIPQIWYQVRKKIQDIRGQFPQGIQGPAFNDEFGDVFGSIYAFTADGLTMRQLRDYVEQVRAEIREVPNLGKVEMIGTQDEVLYLNFSTRKLASFGIDQRQVLQALQAQNAVTPAGVIEAGPERISVRTTGQFASEKDLETVNLRINDRFFRLADIAEIERGYVDPPAPMFRFDGQPAIGLAIGMKAGGNIQVFGATLHKKMQSVTAELPVGVGVHTVSDQAVVVEEAVGGFTSALFEAVIIVLVVSFISLGVRAGLVVACSIPLVLAMVFIFMEYSGITMQRISLGALIIALGLLVDDAMITVEVMVTRLEMGETKEQAATFAYTSTAFPMLTGTLVTVAGFVPIGLNGSSAGEYTYTLFAVIAAALLVSWVVAVLFAPVLGVHILSTKVKPHSEEPGRVGKAFEGSLLWCMRNRWLTIIGTVLLFVLAVFCMRFVQNQFFPASDRPEILVDLNLPQNASIEETRKAVDKLEATLKGDPDIVRWSTYIGQGAIRFYLPLDQQLQNPYYAQLVIVSKGFKEREGLMTRLKDRLREDFVGIGTNVQSLEMGPPVGRPIQYRVSGKEIDEVRKHAIALASLLDRNDHIGEMIYDWNEPGKVLRVEIAQDKARQLGLSSEDVAQVMNSIVTGAPITEVNDNIYLIDVVARAEDSERGSPQTLQNLQIVTPNGTSIPLLAFATVRYELEQPLVWRRDRKPTITIKASVRGDIQPTDLVAELKPQIDDFASKLPVGYYVETGGTVEESGKAQGPIAKVIPLMLFLMGTFLMIQLQSVQKLFLVVSVAPLGLIGVVLALVPTGTPMGFVAILGILALIGIIIRNSVILVTQIDEYEAQGFSPWAAVLQATNHRRRPILLTAAAASLGMIPIAREVFWGPMAYAMIGGIIVATLLTLLFLPALYVAWYKIREPQQA
- a CDS encoding methionine ABC transporter ATP-binding protein, whose protein sequence is MSAATAPLAPQRQTFEPLQSAQQRALRPELGNAHVRFLGLGKTYPGQSAPALEGIDLNIQRGEISGIIGRSGAGKSSLIRTINRLEQPSAGRVLIDQVDIGEFDEDRLVRLRRRIGMIFQHFNLMSAKTVWQNVELPLKVAGVAKAERQRKVAELLALVGLEEKHQVYPAQLSGGQKQRVGIARALVHDPDILLCDEATSALDPETTASILELLRDINQRLGLTIVLITHEMAVIRDICQRVVVLERGRIVEQGAVWQVFGNPQHEVSKTLLAPLQPALPATLQSRLQAQASNAESALVLNLKVSGSERQAPELSTLFNHLGGRISLLQGGIEPIQGRPLGQLVVSVANSPHSHEQVIERARAWATQVEVLGYVD
- a CDS encoding methionine ABC transporter permease encodes the protein MWTERLIQGVLDTLLMVGVSSLIALLAGIPLAVILVTSGKGGIFEAPTLNRVLGAFVNLFRSIPFLILMVALIPFTRLIVGTTYGVWAAVVPLTIAATPFFARIAEVSLREVDHGLIEAAQAMGCRRWHIVWHVLLPEALPGIVGGFTITLVTMINSSAMAGAIGAGGLGDIAYRYGYQRFDSQIMLTVIVMLVALVALIQLGGDRLAKGLNKR